The sequence ctttataggggttattaatttatcgaatattaatttatatgatttttactGTATATGTATTTTCGCTGAGATACATATAATGTTATTGCAAAATTTGGATAGAATTACAAAACAAATCTACAGAAATTACTTTTGTCACCCTGAAAGGAAGAAACAAGTGAGATTACCATTGAACGATTTGACAAAGTCCTAATTTCGATCCAAATGTACCAAAACCACAGGCTCTAAATTCGCAATCAAATACGGAATTTTCTTTGTAAGAATAATTGCGTATATATCAacgaattacaaaaaaaaaatgtaaaggaGAAACTGATCAAGCTCGTTTACAAAACCATCAACATTCTACAAAGCAAAGAATATGTACAGATCTGCGAGTTGGAACCGTGCCACGGAAGACTACTCGTCCGCACCGCCCAAAGGATTGTGGATGGGCTCCATGATCGGTCCCCTTGACGAAGACGAGCCACCTTCCTACAATAATCCACCAGCGGATGAAATGGTTAAGAAGGAGAAGTCACCTGCCAAGTTCGCTGAAAAGGCTATTCACATCATTccttttgttcttcttgcatGTGCTCTCGTCCTTTGGCTCTTCTCAAATCCaggtatatataatatacacacAGAAAGGTTAGTGAACCAAAAACTCTACGTATAGTAACATAATGGTCCAATTTGAGCTGAACTTGCGGTCCTAgactttttattcttttaaaaaaacactataCAACCATGACCTGCCTTGAGACTCATGATCGGCTTGAAACGATTtatcaaacatatatttttcttggAATACCCTTTTTCTTAATCATTTGGGACCGAgtgatatatacatattaagTACTAATTACTTTGGAGACCAATGTTTTATCTCGCTATGGCAAAGACCGGCTCTGTATGAACCTCACTCATTTGCAATTAGCTATTGTACATGAAGTATGAATAAGTAAGATCGTTGTATTAGTAATTTATAACAGAACACAATTTTGTAGATGTGGTGGATGTTGGGATGAGAGAGGAATCTATTGCGGCTAGGATTGAAGGACTGACGATAGAAGGAGACATCGACAATGATAGTGATGGAACTCAGACTGGTTTCTTGGGCGCAACCTTAGAGCTCAGTGGTGATTCAGACAAAACACATTATGCTGATCGGAACAGACGAGCTTCAAGGAAACTGATTAAAGGCTTCTACtagttaataataaatcaacCACCAATCCATTTTTATGCATTTTGGATCATCATTTCAATCTATAATTccaaagttttttttggttaataaaTGAGCAGCTTAATTTAAATCCAAGTGTATTTATCtgatatcaaaaacaaaaaattctacATGAATCCGATTGACAAAACTTCTaaatatagagatatatatattcatataaaactatcaaaaaattgtaatatcacTTCACATGAATAATGCATGGAGGAggattaaaattgttattagcGTCACTTCACATGAATGGTGCCATGGGCAGTCAAGTTGGTTGATCCGGTAGCttgtggaggaggaggaggcaaaCCGATAGCAAGTTCCAAACCGTCTTTCGTTGTCATATCAGAGACTTCATTTAAATGAGGTTGAGGCATACTAACCGGTACATGCCTTGGTACAGGTATA is a genomic window of Brassica napus cultivar Da-Ae chromosome A2, Da-Ae, whole genome shotgun sequence containing:
- the LOC111211006 gene encoding uncharacterized protein LOC111211006, with the protein product MYRSASWNRATEDYSSAPPKGLWMGSMIGPLDEDEPPSYNNPPADEMVKKEKSPAKFAEKAIHIIPFVLLACALVLWLFSNPDVVDVGMREESIAARIEGLTIEGDIDNDSDGTQTGFLGATLELSGDSDKTHYADRNRRASRKLIKGFY